From the genome of Bacteroidota bacterium:
ACCGGAACCCTTGCCGTGGGATGACACTGTAAGCCATGCCCCTGTTAGGAAAGACATTTTAAACACGGAGGAAAAACGTCTGGCTTTAAGGAATGCCCTGAGGTATTTTGAACCAAAGCATCATGAAGTCCTTGCGCCTGAGTTTGCCAGGGAATTAAAA
Proteins encoded in this window:
- a CDS encoding urocanate hydratase, with the translated sequence MNKKEFKKAILAGIPDQLPEPLPWDDTVSHAPVRKDILNTEEKRLALRNALRYFEPKHHEVLAPEFARELK